One part of the Symphalangus syndactylus isolate Jambi chromosome 1, NHGRI_mSymSyn1-v2.1_pri, whole genome shotgun sequence genome encodes these proteins:
- the LOC129493256 gene encoding methyl-CpG-binding domain protein 1 isoform X36 translates to MAEDWLDCPALGPGWKRREVFRKSGATCGRSDTYYQSPTGDRIRSKVELTRYLGPACDLTLFDFKQGILCYPAPKAHPVAVTSKKRKKPSRPAKTRKRQVGPQSGEVRKEAPRDETKADTDTAPASFPAPGCCENCGISFSGDGTQRQRLKTLCKDCRAQRIAFNREQRMFKRVGCGECAACQVTEDCGACSTCLLQLPHDVASGLFCKCERRRCLRIVERSRGCGVCRGCQTQEDCGRCPICLRPPRPGLRRQWKCVQRRCLRGKHARRKGGCDSKMAARRRPGAQALPPPPPSQSPEPTEPHPRALAPSPPAEFIYYCVDEDELKRLLPSVWSESDDGAGSPPPYRRRKRPSSARRHHLGPTLKPTLATRTAQPDHTQAPTKQEAGGGFVLPPPGTDLVFLREGASSPVQVPGPVTASTEALLQEAQCSGLSWVVALPQVKQEKADTQDEWTPGTAVLTSPVLVPGCPSKAVDPGLPSVKQEPPDPEEDKEENKDDSASKLAPEEEAGGAGTPVITEIFSLGGTRFRDTTVWLPRAGTREGKMDVKCGRPRTQWSPRARAGTHEDGLETMSVSYHLQLR, encoded by the exons ATGGCTGAGGACTGGCTGGACTGCCCAGCCCTGGGCCCTGGCTGGAAGCGCCGTGAAGTCTTTCGCAAGTCAGGGGCCACCTGTGGACGCTCAGACACCTATTACCAGAG CCCCACAGGAGACAGGATCCGAAGCAAAGTTGAGCTGACTCGATACCTGGGCCCTGCGTGTGATCTCACCCTCTTCGACTTCAAACAAGGCATCTTGTGCTATCCAGCCCCCAAG GCCCATCCCGTGGCGGTTACCAGCAAGAAGCGAAAGAAGCCTTCAAGGCCAGCCAAGACTCGGAAACGTCAGGTTGGACCCCAGAGTGGTGAGGTCAGGAAGGAGGCCCCAAGGGATGAGACCAAGGCTGACACTGACACAGCCCCAGCTTCATTCCCTGCTCCTGG ATGCTGTGAGAACTGTGGAATCAGCTTCTCAGGGGATGGCACCCAAAGGCAGCGGCTCAAAACGTTGTGCAAAGACTGTCGAG CACAGAGAATTGCCTTCAACCGGGAACAGAGAATGTTTAAG CGTGTGGGCTGTGGGGAGTGTGCAGCCTGCCAGGTAACAGAAGACTGTGGGGCCTGCTCCACCTGCCTCCTGCAGCTGCCCCATGATGTGGCATCGGGGCTGTTCTGCAAGTGTGAACGGAGACGCTGCCTCCGGATTGTGGAAAGG AGCCGAGGGTGTGGAGTATGCCGGGGCTGTCAGACCCAAGAGGATTGTGGCCGTTGCCCCATCTGCCTTCGCCCTCCCCGCCCTGGTCTCAGGCGCCAGTGGAAATGTGTCCAGCGACGTTGCCTACGG GGTAAACATGCCCGCCGCAAGGGAGGCTGTGACTCCAAGATGGCTGCCAGGCGGCGCCCCGGAGCCCAGGCACTGCCTCCACCACCCCCATCACAGTCCCCAGAGCCCACAGAGCCG CACCCCAGAGCCCTGGCCCCCTCGCCACCTGCCGAGTTCATCTATTACTGTGTAGACGAGGACGAGCTA AAGCGGCTGCTGCCCAGTGTCTGGTCAGAGTCTGATGATGGGGCAGGATCGCCCCCACCTTACCGTCGTCGAAAGAGGCCCAGCTCTGCCCGACGGCACCATCTTGGCCCTACCTTGAAGCCCACCTTGGCTACACGCACAGCCCAACCAGACCATACCCAGGCTCCAACGAAGCAGGAAGCAGGTGGTGGCTTTGTGCTACCCCCGCCTGGCACTGACCTTGTGTTTTTACGGGAGGGCGCAAGCAGTCCTGTGCAGGTGCCGGGCCCTGTTACAGCTTCCACAGAAGCCCTGTTGCAG GAGGCCCAGTGCTCTGGCCTGAGTTGGGTTGTGGCCTTACCCCAGGTGAAGCAAGAGAAGGCGGATACCCAGGACGAGTGGACACCAGGCACAGCTGTCCTGACTTCTCCCGTATTGGTGCCTGGCTGCCCTAGCAAG GCAGTAGACCCAGGCCTGCCATCTGTGAAGCAAGAGCCACCTGACCCTGAGGAGGACAAGGAGGAGAACAAGGATGACTCTGCCTCCAAATTGGCCccagaggaagaggcaggaggggCTGGCACACCCGTG ATCACGGAGATTTTCAGCCTGGGTGGAACCCGCTTCCGAGATACAACAGTCTGGTTGCCAAG GGCAGGCACTCGGGAAGGGAAGATGGATGTAAAGTGTGGGAGACCAAGGACACAGTGGAGCCCACGAGCACGAGCTGGAACCCACGAGGATGGCCTGGAAACAATGTCAGTCTCTTACCACCTCCAGCTTCGATGA
- the LOC129493256 gene encoding methyl-CpG-binding domain protein 1 isoform X41, which translates to MAEDWLDCPALGPGWKRREVFRKSGATCGRSDTYYQSPTGDRIRSKVELTRYLGPACDLTLFDFKQGILCYPAPKAHPVAVTSKKRKKPSRPAKTRKRQVGPQSGEVRKEAPRDETKADTDTAPASFPAPGCCENCGISFSGDGTQRQRLKTLCKDCRAQRIAFNREQRMFKRVGCGECAACQVTEDCGACSTCLLQLPHDVASGLFCKCERRRCLRIVERSRGCGVCRGCQTQEDCGRCPICLRPPRPGLRRQWKCVQRRCLRHLAHRLRRRHQRCQRRTSLAVAPPTGKHARRKGGCDSKMAARRRPGAQALPPPPPSQSPEPTEPHPRALAPSPPAEFIYYCVDEDELKRLLPSVWSESDDGAGSPPPYRRRKRPSSARRHHLGPTLKPTLATRTAQPDHTQAPTKQEAGGGFVLPPPGTDLVFLREGASSPVQVPGPVTASTEALLQVKQEKADTQDEWTPGTAVLTSPVLVPGCPSKAVDPGLPSVKQEPPDPEEDKEENKDDSASKLAPEEEAGGAGTPVITEIFSLGGTRFRDTTVWLPRSKDLKKPGARKQ; encoded by the exons ATGGCTGAGGACTGGCTGGACTGCCCAGCCCTGGGCCCTGGCTGGAAGCGCCGTGAAGTCTTTCGCAAGTCAGGGGCCACCTGTGGACGCTCAGACACCTATTACCAGAG CCCCACAGGAGACAGGATCCGAAGCAAAGTTGAGCTGACTCGATACCTGGGCCCTGCGTGTGATCTCACCCTCTTCGACTTCAAACAAGGCATCTTGTGCTATCCAGCCCCCAAG GCCCATCCCGTGGCGGTTACCAGCAAGAAGCGAAAGAAGCCTTCAAGGCCAGCCAAGACTCGGAAACGTCAGGTTGGACCCCAGAGTGGTGAGGTCAGGAAGGAGGCCCCAAGGGATGAGACCAAGGCTGACACTGACACAGCCCCAGCTTCATTCCCTGCTCCTGG ATGCTGTGAGAACTGTGGAATCAGCTTCTCAGGGGATGGCACCCAAAGGCAGCGGCTCAAAACGTTGTGCAAAGACTGTCGAG CACAGAGAATTGCCTTCAACCGGGAACAGAGAATGTTTAAG CGTGTGGGCTGTGGGGAGTGTGCAGCCTGCCAGGTAACAGAAGACTGTGGGGCCTGCTCCACCTGCCTCCTGCAGCTGCCCCATGATGTGGCATCGGGGCTGTTCTGCAAGTGTGAACGGAGACGCTGCCTCCGGATTGTGGAAAGG AGCCGAGGGTGTGGAGTATGCCGGGGCTGTCAGACCCAAGAGGATTGTGGCCGTTGCCCCATCTGCCTTCGCCCTCCCCGCCCTGGTCTCAGGCGCCAGTGGAAATGTGTCCAGCGACGTTGCCTACGG CACCTTGCTCACCGCCTGCGTCGCCGTCATCAGAGATGTCAGCGACGCACTTCCCTGGCTGTGGCTCCCCCAACT GGTAAACATGCCCGCCGCAAGGGAGGCTGTGACTCCAAGATGGCTGCCAGGCGGCGCCCCGGAGCCCAGGCACTGCCTCCACCACCCCCATCACAGTCCCCAGAGCCCACAGAGCCG CACCCCAGAGCCCTGGCCCCCTCGCCACCTGCCGAGTTCATCTATTACTGTGTAGACGAGGACGAGCTA AAGCGGCTGCTGCCCAGTGTCTGGTCAGAGTCTGATGATGGGGCAGGATCGCCCCCACCTTACCGTCGTCGAAAGAGGCCCAGCTCTGCCCGACGGCACCATCTTGGCCCTACCTTGAAGCCCACCTTGGCTACACGCACAGCCCAACCAGACCATACCCAGGCTCCAACGAAGCAGGAAGCAGGTGGTGGCTTTGTGCTACCCCCGCCTGGCACTGACCTTGTGTTTTTACGGGAGGGCGCAAGCAGTCCTGTGCAGGTGCCGGGCCCTGTTACAGCTTCCACAGAAGCCCTGTTGCAG GTGAAGCAAGAGAAGGCGGATACCCAGGACGAGTGGACACCAGGCACAGCTGTCCTGACTTCTCCCGTATTGGTGCCTGGCTGCCCTAGCAAG GCAGTAGACCCAGGCCTGCCATCTGTGAAGCAAGAGCCACCTGACCCTGAGGAGGACAAGGAGGAGAACAAGGATGACTCTGCCTCCAAATTGGCCccagaggaagaggcaggaggggCTGGCACACCCGTG ATCACGGAGATTTTCAGCCTGGGTGGAACCCGCTTCCGAGATACAACAGTCTGGTTGCCAAG GTCCAAAGACCTTAAAAAACCTGGAGCTAGAAAGCAGTAG
- the LOC129493256 gene encoding methyl-CpG-binding domain protein 1 isoform X48: MAEDWLDCPALGPGWKRREVFRKSGATCGRSDTYYQSPTGDRIRSKVELTRYLGPACDLTLFDFKQGILCYPAPKAHPVAVTSKKRKKPSRPAKTRKRQVGPQSGEVRKEAPRDETKADTDTAPASFPAPGCCENCGISFSGDGTQRQRLKTLCKDCRAQRIAFNREQRMFKRVGCGECAACQVTEDCGACSTCLLQLPHDVASGLFCKCERRRCLRIVERSRGCGVCRGCQTQEDCGRCPICLRPPRPGLRRQWKCVQRRCLRGKHARRKGGCDSKMAARRRPGAQALPPPPPSQSPEPTEPHPRALAPSPPAEFIYYCVDEDELRLLPSVWSESDDGAGSPPPYRRRKRPSSARRHHLGPTLKPTLATRTAQPDHTQAPTKQEAGGGFVLPPPGTDLVFLREGASSPVQVPGPVTASTEALLQVKQEKADTQDEWTPGTAVLTSPVLVPGCPSKAVDPGLPSVKQEPPDPEEDKEENKDDSASKLAPEEEAGGAGTPVITEIFSLGGTRFRDTTVWLPRSKDLKKPGARKQ; the protein is encoded by the exons ATGGCTGAGGACTGGCTGGACTGCCCAGCCCTGGGCCCTGGCTGGAAGCGCCGTGAAGTCTTTCGCAAGTCAGGGGCCACCTGTGGACGCTCAGACACCTATTACCAGAG CCCCACAGGAGACAGGATCCGAAGCAAAGTTGAGCTGACTCGATACCTGGGCCCTGCGTGTGATCTCACCCTCTTCGACTTCAAACAAGGCATCTTGTGCTATCCAGCCCCCAAG GCCCATCCCGTGGCGGTTACCAGCAAGAAGCGAAAGAAGCCTTCAAGGCCAGCCAAGACTCGGAAACGTCAGGTTGGACCCCAGAGTGGTGAGGTCAGGAAGGAGGCCCCAAGGGATGAGACCAAGGCTGACACTGACACAGCCCCAGCTTCATTCCCTGCTCCTGG ATGCTGTGAGAACTGTGGAATCAGCTTCTCAGGGGATGGCACCCAAAGGCAGCGGCTCAAAACGTTGTGCAAAGACTGTCGAG CACAGAGAATTGCCTTCAACCGGGAACAGAGAATGTTTAAG CGTGTGGGCTGTGGGGAGTGTGCAGCCTGCCAGGTAACAGAAGACTGTGGGGCCTGCTCCACCTGCCTCCTGCAGCTGCCCCATGATGTGGCATCGGGGCTGTTCTGCAAGTGTGAACGGAGACGCTGCCTCCGGATTGTGGAAAGG AGCCGAGGGTGTGGAGTATGCCGGGGCTGTCAGACCCAAGAGGATTGTGGCCGTTGCCCCATCTGCCTTCGCCCTCCCCGCCCTGGTCTCAGGCGCCAGTGGAAATGTGTCCAGCGACGTTGCCTACGG GGTAAACATGCCCGCCGCAAGGGAGGCTGTGACTCCAAGATGGCTGCCAGGCGGCGCCCCGGAGCCCAGGCACTGCCTCCACCACCCCCATCACAGTCCCCAGAGCCCACAGAGCCG CACCCCAGAGCCCTGGCCCCCTCGCCACCTGCCGAGTTCATCTATTACTGTGTAGACGAGGACGAGCTA CGGCTGCTGCCCAGTGTCTGGTCAGAGTCTGATGATGGGGCAGGATCGCCCCCACCTTACCGTCGTCGAAAGAGGCCCAGCTCTGCCCGACGGCACCATCTTGGCCCTACCTTGAAGCCCACCTTGGCTACACGCACAGCCCAACCAGACCATACCCAGGCTCCAACGAAGCAGGAAGCAGGTGGTGGCTTTGTGCTACCCCCGCCTGGCACTGACCTTGTGTTTTTACGGGAGGGCGCAAGCAGTCCTGTGCAGGTGCCGGGCCCTGTTACAGCTTCCACAGAAGCCCTGTTGCAG GTGAAGCAAGAGAAGGCGGATACCCAGGACGAGTGGACACCAGGCACAGCTGTCCTGACTTCTCCCGTATTGGTGCCTGGCTGCCCTAGCAAG GCAGTAGACCCAGGCCTGCCATCTGTGAAGCAAGAGCCACCTGACCCTGAGGAGGACAAGGAGGAGAACAAGGATGACTCTGCCTCCAAATTGGCCccagaggaagaggcaggaggggCTGGCACACCCGTG ATCACGGAGATTTTCAGCCTGGGTGGAACCCGCTTCCGAGATACAACAGTCTGGTTGCCAAG GTCCAAAGACCTTAAAAAACCTGGAGCTAGAAAGCAGTAG
- the LOC129493256 gene encoding methyl-CpG-binding domain protein 1 isoform X43, which produces MAEDWLDCPALGPGWKRREVFRKSGATCGRSDTYYQSPTGDRIRSKVELTRYLGPACDLTLFDFKQGILCYPAPKAHPVAVTSKKRKKPSRPAKTRKRQVGPQSGEVRKEAPRDETKADTDTAPASFPAPGCCENCGISFSGDGTQRQRLKTLCKDCRAQRIAFNREQRMFKRVGCGECAACQVTEDCGACSTCLLQLPHDVASGLFCKCERRRCLRIVERSRGCGVCRGCQTQEDCGRCPICLRPPRPGLRRQWKCVQRRCLRGKHARRKGGCDSKMAARRRPGAQALPPPPPSQSPEPTEPHPRALAPSPPAEFIYYCVDEDELKRLLPSVWSESDDGAGSPPPYRRRKRPSSARRHHLGPTLKPTLATRTAQPDHTQAPTKQEAGGGFVLPPPGTDLVFLREGASSPVQVPGPVTASTEALLQAVDPGLPSVKQEPPDPEEDKEENKDDSASKLAPEEEAGGAGTPVITEIFSLGGTRFRDTTVWLPSLQGRHSGREDGCKVWETKDTVEPTSTSWNPRGWPGNNVSLLPPPASMMWVSCRRSWCPSSQS; this is translated from the exons ATGGCTGAGGACTGGCTGGACTGCCCAGCCCTGGGCCCTGGCTGGAAGCGCCGTGAAGTCTTTCGCAAGTCAGGGGCCACCTGTGGACGCTCAGACACCTATTACCAGAG CCCCACAGGAGACAGGATCCGAAGCAAAGTTGAGCTGACTCGATACCTGGGCCCTGCGTGTGATCTCACCCTCTTCGACTTCAAACAAGGCATCTTGTGCTATCCAGCCCCCAAG GCCCATCCCGTGGCGGTTACCAGCAAGAAGCGAAAGAAGCCTTCAAGGCCAGCCAAGACTCGGAAACGTCAGGTTGGACCCCAGAGTGGTGAGGTCAGGAAGGAGGCCCCAAGGGATGAGACCAAGGCTGACACTGACACAGCCCCAGCTTCATTCCCTGCTCCTGG ATGCTGTGAGAACTGTGGAATCAGCTTCTCAGGGGATGGCACCCAAAGGCAGCGGCTCAAAACGTTGTGCAAAGACTGTCGAG CACAGAGAATTGCCTTCAACCGGGAACAGAGAATGTTTAAG CGTGTGGGCTGTGGGGAGTGTGCAGCCTGCCAGGTAACAGAAGACTGTGGGGCCTGCTCCACCTGCCTCCTGCAGCTGCCCCATGATGTGGCATCGGGGCTGTTCTGCAAGTGTGAACGGAGACGCTGCCTCCGGATTGTGGAAAGG AGCCGAGGGTGTGGAGTATGCCGGGGCTGTCAGACCCAAGAGGATTGTGGCCGTTGCCCCATCTGCCTTCGCCCTCCCCGCCCTGGTCTCAGGCGCCAGTGGAAATGTGTCCAGCGACGTTGCCTACGG GGTAAACATGCCCGCCGCAAGGGAGGCTGTGACTCCAAGATGGCTGCCAGGCGGCGCCCCGGAGCCCAGGCACTGCCTCCACCACCCCCATCACAGTCCCCAGAGCCCACAGAGCCG CACCCCAGAGCCCTGGCCCCCTCGCCACCTGCCGAGTTCATCTATTACTGTGTAGACGAGGACGAGCTA AAGCGGCTGCTGCCCAGTGTCTGGTCAGAGTCTGATGATGGGGCAGGATCGCCCCCACCTTACCGTCGTCGAAAGAGGCCCAGCTCTGCCCGACGGCACCATCTTGGCCCTACCTTGAAGCCCACCTTGGCTACACGCACAGCCCAACCAGACCATACCCAGGCTCCAACGAAGCAGGAAGCAGGTGGTGGCTTTGTGCTACCCCCGCCTGGCACTGACCTTGTGTTTTTACGGGAGGGCGCAAGCAGTCCTGTGCAGGTGCCGGGCCCTGTTACAGCTTCCACAGAAGCCCTGTTGCAG GCAGTAGACCCAGGCCTGCCATCTGTGAAGCAAGAGCCACCTGACCCTGAGGAGGACAAGGAGGAGAACAAGGATGACTCTGCCTCCAAATTGGCCccagaggaagaggcaggaggggCTGGCACACCCGTG ATCACGGAGATTTTCAGCCTGGGTGGAACCCGCTTCCGAGATACAACAGTCTGGTTGCCAAG TCTGCAGGGCAGGCACTCGGGAAGGGAAGATGGATGTAAAGTGTGGGAGACCAAGGACACAGTGGAGCCCACGAGCACGAGCTGGAACCCACGAGGATGGCCTGGAAACAATGTCAGTCTCTTACCACCTCCAGCTTCGATGATGTGGGTGTCCTGCAGAAGAAGCTGGTGCCCTtcctcacagagttaa
- the LOC129493256 gene encoding methyl-CpG-binding domain protein 1 isoform X27, with protein sequence MAEDWLDCPALGPGWKRREVFRKSGATCGRSDTYYQSPTGDRIRSKVELTRYLGPACDLTLFDFKQGILCYPAPKAHPVAVTSKKRKKPSRPAKTRKRQVGPQSGEVRKEAPRDETKADTDTAPASFPAPGCCENCGISFSGDGTQRQRLKTLCKDCRAQRIAFNREQRMFKRVGCGECAACQVTEDCGACSTCLLQLPHDVASGLFCKCERRRCLRIVERSRGCGVCRGCQTQEDCGRCPICLRPPRPGLRRQWKCVQRRCLRGKHARRKGGCDSKMAARRRPGAQALPPPPPSQSPEPTEPHPRALAPSPPAEFIYYCVDEDELQPYTNRRQNRKCGACAACLRRMDCGRCDFCCDKPKFGGSNQKRQKCRWRQCLQFAMRLLPSVWSESDDGAGSPPPYRRRKRPSSARRHHLGPTLKPTLATRTAQPDHTQAPTKQEAGGGFVLPPPGTDLVFLREGASSPVQVPGPVTASTEALLQEAQCSGLSWVVALPQVKQEKADTQDEWTPGTAVLTSPVLVPGCPSKAVDPGLPSVKQEPPDPEEDKEENKDDSASKLAPEEEAGGAGTPVITEIFSLGGTRFRDTTVWLPRSKDLKKPGARKQ encoded by the exons ATGGCTGAGGACTGGCTGGACTGCCCAGCCCTGGGCCCTGGCTGGAAGCGCCGTGAAGTCTTTCGCAAGTCAGGGGCCACCTGTGGACGCTCAGACACCTATTACCAGAG CCCCACAGGAGACAGGATCCGAAGCAAAGTTGAGCTGACTCGATACCTGGGCCCTGCGTGTGATCTCACCCTCTTCGACTTCAAACAAGGCATCTTGTGCTATCCAGCCCCCAAG GCCCATCCCGTGGCGGTTACCAGCAAGAAGCGAAAGAAGCCTTCAAGGCCAGCCAAGACTCGGAAACGTCAGGTTGGACCCCAGAGTGGTGAGGTCAGGAAGGAGGCCCCAAGGGATGAGACCAAGGCTGACACTGACACAGCCCCAGCTTCATTCCCTGCTCCTGG ATGCTGTGAGAACTGTGGAATCAGCTTCTCAGGGGATGGCACCCAAAGGCAGCGGCTCAAAACGTTGTGCAAAGACTGTCGAG CACAGAGAATTGCCTTCAACCGGGAACAGAGAATGTTTAAG CGTGTGGGCTGTGGGGAGTGTGCAGCCTGCCAGGTAACAGAAGACTGTGGGGCCTGCTCCACCTGCCTCCTGCAGCTGCCCCATGATGTGGCATCGGGGCTGTTCTGCAAGTGTGAACGGAGACGCTGCCTCCGGATTGTGGAAAGG AGCCGAGGGTGTGGAGTATGCCGGGGCTGTCAGACCCAAGAGGATTGTGGCCGTTGCCCCATCTGCCTTCGCCCTCCCCGCCCTGGTCTCAGGCGCCAGTGGAAATGTGTCCAGCGACGTTGCCTACGG GGTAAACATGCCCGCCGCAAGGGAGGCTGTGACTCCAAGATGGCTGCCAGGCGGCGCCCCGGAGCCCAGGCACTGCCTCCACCACCCCCATCACAGTCCCCAGAGCCCACAGAGCCG CACCCCAGAGCCCTGGCCCCCTCGCCACCTGCCGAGTTCATCTATTACTGTGTAGACGAGGACGAGCTA caGCCCTACACGAACCGCCGGCAGAACCGCAAGTGCGGGGCCTGTGCAGCCTGCCTACGGCGGATGGACTGTGGCCGCTGCGACTTCTGCTGCGACAAGCCCAAATTCGGGGGCAGCAACCAGAAGCGCCAGAAGTGTCGTTGGCGCCAATGCCTGCAGTTTGCCATG CGGCTGCTGCCCAGTGTCTGGTCAGAGTCTGATGATGGGGCAGGATCGCCCCCACCTTACCGTCGTCGAAAGAGGCCCAGCTCTGCCCGACGGCACCATCTTGGCCCTACCTTGAAGCCCACCTTGGCTACACGCACAGCCCAACCAGACCATACCCAGGCTCCAACGAAGCAGGAAGCAGGTGGTGGCTTTGTGCTACCCCCGCCTGGCACTGACCTTGTGTTTTTACGGGAGGGCGCAAGCAGTCCTGTGCAGGTGCCGGGCCCTGTTACAGCTTCCACAGAAGCCCTGTTGCAG GAGGCCCAGTGCTCTGGCCTGAGTTGGGTTGTGGCCTTACCCCAGGTGAAGCAAGAGAAGGCGGATACCCAGGACGAGTGGACACCAGGCACAGCTGTCCTGACTTCTCCCGTATTGGTGCCTGGCTGCCCTAGCAAG GCAGTAGACCCAGGCCTGCCATCTGTGAAGCAAGAGCCACCTGACCCTGAGGAGGACAAGGAGGAGAACAAGGATGACTCTGCCTCCAAATTGGCCccagaggaagaggcaggaggggCTGGCACACCCGTG ATCACGGAGATTTTCAGCCTGGGTGGAACCCGCTTCCGAGATACAACAGTCTGGTTGCCAAG GTCCAAAGACCTTAAAAAACCTGGAGCTAGAAAGCAGTAG
- the LOC129493256 gene encoding methyl-CpG-binding domain protein 1 isoform X7, giving the protein MAEDWLDCPALGPGWKRREVFRKSGATCGRSDTYYQSPTGDRIRSKVELTRYLGPACDLTLFDFKQGILCYPAPKAHPVAVTSKKRKKPSRPAKTRKRQVGPQSGEVRKEAPRDETKADTDTAPASFPAPGCCENCGISFSGDGTQRQRLKTLCKDCRAQRIAFNREQRMFKRVGCGECAACQVTEDCGACSTCLLQLPHDVASGLFCKCERRRCLRIVERSRGCGVCRGCQTQEDCGRCPICLRPPRPGLRRQWKCVQRRCLRGKHARRKGGCDSKMAARRRPGAQALPPPPPSQSPEPTEPHPRALAPSPPAEFIYYCVDEDELQPYTNRRQNRKCGACAACLRRMDCGRCDFCCDKPKFGGSNQKRQKCRWRQCLQFAMKRLLPSVWSESDDGAGSPPPYRRRKRPSSARRHHLGPTLKPTLATRTAQPDHTQAPTKQEAGGGFVLPPPGTDLVFLREGASSPVQVPGPVTASTEALLQEAQCSGLSWVVALPQVKQEKADTQDEWTPGTAVLTSPVLVPGCPSKAVDPGLPSVKQEPPDPEEDKEENKDDSASKLAPEEEAGGAGTPVITEIFSLGGTRFRDTTVWLPRHSGREDGCKVWETKDTVEPTSTSWNPRGWPGNNVSLLPPPASMMWVSCRRSWCPSSQS; this is encoded by the exons ATGGCTGAGGACTGGCTGGACTGCCCAGCCCTGGGCCCTGGCTGGAAGCGCCGTGAAGTCTTTCGCAAGTCAGGGGCCACCTGTGGACGCTCAGACACCTATTACCAGAG CCCCACAGGAGACAGGATCCGAAGCAAAGTTGAGCTGACTCGATACCTGGGCCCTGCGTGTGATCTCACCCTCTTCGACTTCAAACAAGGCATCTTGTGCTATCCAGCCCCCAAG GCCCATCCCGTGGCGGTTACCAGCAAGAAGCGAAAGAAGCCTTCAAGGCCAGCCAAGACTCGGAAACGTCAGGTTGGACCCCAGAGTGGTGAGGTCAGGAAGGAGGCCCCAAGGGATGAGACCAAGGCTGACACTGACACAGCCCCAGCTTCATTCCCTGCTCCTGG ATGCTGTGAGAACTGTGGAATCAGCTTCTCAGGGGATGGCACCCAAAGGCAGCGGCTCAAAACGTTGTGCAAAGACTGTCGAG CACAGAGAATTGCCTTCAACCGGGAACAGAGAATGTTTAAG CGTGTGGGCTGTGGGGAGTGTGCAGCCTGCCAGGTAACAGAAGACTGTGGGGCCTGCTCCACCTGCCTCCTGCAGCTGCCCCATGATGTGGCATCGGGGCTGTTCTGCAAGTGTGAACGGAGACGCTGCCTCCGGATTGTGGAAAGG AGCCGAGGGTGTGGAGTATGCCGGGGCTGTCAGACCCAAGAGGATTGTGGCCGTTGCCCCATCTGCCTTCGCCCTCCCCGCCCTGGTCTCAGGCGCCAGTGGAAATGTGTCCAGCGACGTTGCCTACGG GGTAAACATGCCCGCCGCAAGGGAGGCTGTGACTCCAAGATGGCTGCCAGGCGGCGCCCCGGAGCCCAGGCACTGCCTCCACCACCCCCATCACAGTCCCCAGAGCCCACAGAGCCG CACCCCAGAGCCCTGGCCCCCTCGCCACCTGCCGAGTTCATCTATTACTGTGTAGACGAGGACGAGCTA caGCCCTACACGAACCGCCGGCAGAACCGCAAGTGCGGGGCCTGTGCAGCCTGCCTACGGCGGATGGACTGTGGCCGCTGCGACTTCTGCTGCGACAAGCCCAAATTCGGGGGCAGCAACCAGAAGCGCCAGAAGTGTCGTTGGCGCCAATGCCTGCAGTTTGCCATG AAGCGGCTGCTGCCCAGTGTCTGGTCAGAGTCTGATGATGGGGCAGGATCGCCCCCACCTTACCGTCGTCGAAAGAGGCCCAGCTCTGCCCGACGGCACCATCTTGGCCCTACCTTGAAGCCCACCTTGGCTACACGCACAGCCCAACCAGACCATACCCAGGCTCCAACGAAGCAGGAAGCAGGTGGTGGCTTTGTGCTACCCCCGCCTGGCACTGACCTTGTGTTTTTACGGGAGGGCGCAAGCAGTCCTGTGCAGGTGCCGGGCCCTGTTACAGCTTCCACAGAAGCCCTGTTGCAG GAGGCCCAGTGCTCTGGCCTGAGTTGGGTTGTGGCCTTACCCCAGGTGAAGCAAGAGAAGGCGGATACCCAGGACGAGTGGACACCAGGCACAGCTGTCCTGACTTCTCCCGTATTGGTGCCTGGCTGCCCTAGCAAG GCAGTAGACCCAGGCCTGCCATCTGTGAAGCAAGAGCCACCTGACCCTGAGGAGGACAAGGAGGAGAACAAGGATGACTCTGCCTCCAAATTGGCCccagaggaagaggcaggaggggCTGGCACACCCGTG ATCACGGAGATTTTCAGCCTGGGTGGAACCCGCTTCCGAGATACAACAGTCTGGTTGCCAAG GCACTCGGGAAGGGAAGATGGATGTAAAGTGTGGGAGACCAAGGACACAGTGGAGCCCACGAGCACGAGCTGGAACCCACGAGGATGGCCTGGAAACAATGTCAGTCTCTTACCACCTCCAGCTTCGATGATGTGGGTGTCCTGCAGAAGAAGCTGGTGCCCTtcctcacagagttaa